In one window of Scylla paramamosain isolate STU-SP2022 chromosome 36, ASM3559412v1, whole genome shotgun sequence DNA:
- the LOC135090847 gene encoding large ribosomal subunit protein mL44-like codes for MAAALTGVRLVLRSSCCTTVNRAISSSARVFGIKSRWVAPLYKTLKHRHIKMKSLGLMPVNKRSEFIEWNYDAELYAFGKRLQEEFDGDALREALTDASYIAKETQRQQELGVSDPGLAMNNNKELAARGETVITEYCFGYLRAAFPLLPEEGISALVEYCQSEDVMSAVGYGIGLRDLVLCEEHPPSSSTMARCFQAIVGVLSVSSPAPRCHAFVRDFVVAQLVGKDIDTIWKVENPMGVVADILHQSGQGEPEPRLIFQSGQETIQAVYHVGVYSDKKFMGSGYGETVETAVKEAAHDALRKLFQITDSASPLPFGKDADVVPLKTEANISLDNWSIDKTKNIITC; via the exons ATGGCGGCAGCGCTCACCGGTGTTAGGCTTGTCTTACGATCCTCATGCTGCACTACTGTTAACAGAGCCATATCTTCATCAG CTAGGGTGTTTGGCATCAAGTCGCGATGGGTGGCACCGCTgtacaaaacactgaaacacagaCACATCAAAATGAAGAGCTTAGGATTGATGCCTGTAAACAAGAGGAGTGAGTTCATTGAATG GAATTATGATGCCGAATTATATGCATTTGGTAAGAGGCTACAGGAAGAGTTTGATGGTGACGCCCTACGTGAAGCCCTGACAGATGCCTCGTACATTGCTAAGGAGACACAGCGACAGCAGGAGCTTGGTGTGAGTGACCCGGGCCTGgccatgaacaacaacaaagagctAGCAGCCAGAGGAGAGACAGTCATCACTGAGTACTGCTTTGGCTACCTCCGTGCTGCCTTTCCCCTGCTGCCGGAGGAAGGAATCAG TGCACTGGTGGAGTATTGCCAGAGTGAAGATGTGATGTCAGCTGTTGGTTACGGGATTGGTCTCCGGGATCTTGTACTGTGTGAG GAGCACCCACCCTCTTCTTCAACAATGGCAAGGTGTTTCCAGGCAATAGTTGGGGTGCTGAGTGTGTCCTCACCAGCCCCACGTTGCCATGCCTTCGTGCGGGACTTTGTTGTGGCACAGCTGGTGGGCAAGGACATTGATACCATCTGGAAG GTTGAGAATCCCATGGGAGTCGTGGCAGACATTCTCCACCAGAGTGGCCAAGGAGAGCCTGAGCCGAGGCTAATCTTCCAGTCTGGGCAAGAGACCATTCAGGCTGTGTACCATGTGGGAGTGTATTCAGACAAGAAGTTCATGGGATCAG GTTATGGAGAGACTGTGGAAACTGCAGTGAAGGAGGCAGCTCACGATGCCCTGCGGAAGCTTTTCCAGATCACAGACTCTGCAAGCCCACTGCCTTTTGGGAAGGATGCAGATGTGGTCCCCCTTAAGACTGAAGCCAATATTTCCTTAGATAACTGGTCtattgataagacaaaaaatattatcacttgttag